One genomic segment of Kiritimatiella glycovorans includes these proteins:
- a CDS encoding NAD(P)-dependent oxidoreductase, with translation MKKVLIPTKLNAVARELLKDSGGYNVVHDDSTELKELAAQHPDTYALIVRSDKVTPEIIDALPELKVIVRAGAGYNTIDIRYARQRGVDVMNTPGANANAVAEEVVTLMLADARHVVQADVSTREGKWEKKTLMGRELTGKTVGIVGFGAIGRLVARRLAGFDIKLLTYDPVLSEDRAEEFGAELVDLPTLFERCDYISLHIPENDDTRGMINKDLAGRMKEGATLVNCARAGIINEDDLRAVKAEKNIRFLNDVYPKDAAGEKSVADIADLMMPHLGASTVEANYNAAKRAADQLMEYDEKGMSTYIVNRDVPEGLDEMYADLAYDLAHLARQWVGARNKLKMIETSVYGSLKPFSDWMIVPILAAVSEEFDRSMEAAAAREYLKDMGIDYNDRETDDTKNYGNTITIDLAANVDHGSLRRVSIRGTVAEGRLMISRIDDFDKLYFEPEGHAVFFRYEDRPGVLGQIGVALADHGINIDDVRNPHDESGKYSLAIMKTSSPVDQEIVDRIAGEIDAPYAVGITF, from the coding sequence ATGAAAAAGGTGTTGATTCCGACGAAGCTGAATGCGGTGGCGAGAGAGCTGCTGAAGGACAGCGGAGGCTATAATGTGGTTCACGACGACAGTACGGAGCTGAAGGAACTGGCGGCGCAGCATCCGGATACGTACGCGTTGATCGTGCGCAGCGATAAGGTCACGCCGGAGATCATCGACGCGCTGCCGGAATTGAAGGTCATCGTACGCGCAGGCGCAGGCTACAATACGATCGATATCCGCTACGCCCGCCAGCGCGGCGTCGATGTCATGAATACCCCCGGCGCCAACGCGAACGCAGTCGCGGAAGAAGTCGTCACCCTCATGCTGGCCGACGCCCGCCACGTGGTCCAGGCGGATGTCTCGACCCGCGAGGGCAAATGGGAGAAAAAAACGCTCATGGGCCGCGAACTGACCGGCAAGACGGTCGGGATCGTCGGATTCGGGGCGATCGGACGCCTCGTGGCCCGGCGACTGGCGGGATTCGATATCAAACTGCTCACGTATGATCCGGTCCTTTCGGAAGATCGGGCGGAGGAATTCGGCGCGGAACTGGTCGACCTGCCGACGCTCTTCGAGCGCTGCGACTACATCTCGCTTCACATCCCCGAAAACGACGATACGCGCGGCATGATCAATAAAGACCTGGCCGGCCGTATGAAGGAGGGCGCGACGCTCGTCAATTGCGCCCGGGCGGGAATTATCAACGAGGACGACCTGCGCGCGGTGAAAGCCGAAAAGAACATCCGCTTCCTCAATGATGTATATCCGAAAGACGCCGCCGGCGAAAAGAGTGTGGCGGATATCGCCGACCTGATGATGCCGCACCTCGGCGCGAGTACGGTCGAGGCGAACTACAACGCCGCGAAACGCGCCGCGGACCAGCTCATGGAATACGACGAAAAGGGTATGTCGACCTATATCGTCAACCGCGATGTCCCCGAAGGACTGGACGAAATGTACGCGGACCTGGCCTATGATCTCGCCCACCTCGCGCGGCAGTGGGTCGGCGCACGCAATAAGCTCAAGATGATCGAAACCAGCGTGTACGGCTCGCTGAAGCCGTTCTCGGACTGGATGATCGTCCCGATCCTGGCCGCGGTCAGCGAGGAGTTCGACCGCAGTATGGAGGCCGCCGCGGCGCGCGAATACCTGAAAGATATGGGTATCGACTACAACGACCGCGAGACGGATGACACGAAGAACTACGGTAATACGATCACGATCGATCTCGCGGCCAATGTCGATCACGGCAGCCTGCGCCGGGTGAGTATCCGCGGTACGGTCGCCGAAGGGCGCCTGATGATCTCAAGGATCGACGATTTCGATAAGCTGTACTTTGAACCGGAAGGCCATGCCGTCTTCTTCCGCTATGAGGACCGTCCCGGCGTCCTCGGCCAGATCGGTGTGGCGCTGGCCGACCACGGGATCAATATCGACGATGTCCGTAACCCGCACGACGAAAGCGGGAAATACTCGCTGGCAATCATGAAAACCAGCAGCCCCGTCGATCAGGAGATCGTCGACCGTATCGCGGGCGAGATCGACGCGCCGTACGCGGTGGGGATCACGTTCTGA
- a CDS encoding GGDEF domain-containing protein — protein MINSDMHDRYCGEWGGLCDSLRRQGVDENTIERVIALIARDTLTGILNRRGIEQVFSQQLAIGLRYRRPLAVLLLDLDGFKAVNDREGHPAGDEMLRAFADFLRRAVRGSDVCGRWGGDEFLVVLPETGSEGALNLLDRLRKTAPLPFSAGCACFPGDGEDLVAAADVRLREDKARSR, from the coding sequence ATGATTAACTCTGACATGCATGACCGGTACTGCGGTGAGTGGGGGGGGCTCTGCGATTCTTTACGGCGGCAGGGGGTCGATGAAAATACGATTGAGCGGGTAATAGCCCTTATCGCGCGGGATACCCTCACCGGAATCCTCAACCGGCGGGGTATTGAACAGGTTTTTTCGCAGCAGCTTGCGATCGGCCTTCGCTACCGGCGTCCGTTAGCGGTTCTGCTGCTCGATCTGGACGGGTTCAAGGCGGTCAACGACCGGGAGGGGCATCCGGCCGGCGATGAGATGCTGCGTGCGTTCGCCGACTTTCTGCGCAGGGCGGTGCGCGGATCCGACGTGTGCGGGCGATGGGGCGGCGACGAGTTTCTGGTCGTGCTTCCCGAGACCGGTTCCGAGGGGGCCCTGAATCTGCTGGACCGCCTGCGGAAGACGGCCCCCCTGCCCTTCTCCGCCGGCTGTGCATGTTTTCCCGGCGACGGCGAAGACCTCGTCGCCGCCGCCGACGTCCGGCTCAGAGAAGACAAGGCGCGATCTCGCTAA
- a CDS encoding glutamine--tRNA ligase/YqeY domain fusion protein → MSEAHTPSEETPNPFIWDEIDADRAAGRYGGAVVTRFPPEPNGYLHIGHAKSICLNFGTAERYGGRCHLRFDDTNPEAEDPEYVNSIREDVRWLGFDWGEHLYFASDYFERMYACACLLIRKGLAYVCELNPEEFKAIRGTPTRPGGESPGRERSPGDNLALFEKMRAGEFENGAYVLRARIDMSSPNMHLRDPALYRIRHVSHHRTGDAWCVYPTYDFAHGLEDAFEGVTHSICTQEFEVHRPLYEWLLQALEFENPPRQIEFARLNLSYTIMSKRRLLELVREGLVDGWDDPRLPTLCGLRRRGFTPESIQTFCRKIGVTKFEGVSDIALLEHCVRDHLNAVASRRLAVLDPVRLVIENYPEDAEETFEAVNNPEDKGAGTRPIPFARELWVERGDYMEDPPRKFRRLSPGTEVRLRYACLFTCSGAVYDEEGRLKEIRGTFDPESRGGSAPDGRKVRGTIHWVSARHGVDAEVRLYDRLFNVPDPAADDDFKTHLNPDSLQTVRAVVEPEGAGAEPGTHIQFERLGYFCVDRDSTPESPVFNRTVPLRDTWGKKGKG, encoded by the coding sequence ATGAGCGAAGCGCACACTCCTTCGGAAGAGACGCCGAACCCTTTTATCTGGGACGAGATCGACGCCGACCGCGCGGCCGGGCGCTACGGCGGCGCGGTGGTGACCCGGTTCCCGCCGGAACCGAACGGCTATCTTCACATCGGCCACGCCAAATCGATCTGCCTCAATTTCGGCACGGCGGAACGCTACGGCGGAAGGTGTCATCTGCGCTTCGACGACACCAACCCTGAAGCCGAGGACCCTGAATACGTCAACTCCATCCGTGAGGACGTCCGCTGGCTCGGATTCGACTGGGGCGAACACCTCTATTTCGCTTCGGACTACTTCGAGCGGATGTACGCATGCGCCTGTCTGCTGATCCGTAAAGGGCTGGCCTACGTCTGCGAACTCAACCCGGAAGAATTCAAGGCCATCCGCGGGACCCCGACCCGTCCCGGCGGCGAATCGCCCGGCCGGGAGCGGAGCCCCGGCGACAATCTCGCGCTGTTTGAAAAGATGCGGGCCGGTGAATTCGAGAACGGCGCCTACGTGCTGCGGGCGCGGATCGACATGAGTTCACCCAACATGCACCTGCGCGACCCCGCTCTGTACCGCATCAGGCATGTGTCTCATCACCGCACCGGCGACGCGTGGTGCGTGTATCCCACCTACGATTTCGCCCACGGGCTGGAGGACGCCTTCGAGGGCGTGACGCACTCGATCTGCACCCAGGAGTTCGAGGTGCACCGTCCGCTCTACGAATGGCTTCTGCAGGCCCTGGAATTCGAGAATCCGCCCCGGCAGATCGAGTTCGCGCGGCTCAACCTGAGCTATACGATTATGAGCAAACGACGGCTGCTCGAACTCGTCCGCGAAGGGCTTGTGGACGGCTGGGACGATCCCCGCCTCCCCACCCTCTGCGGGTTGCGACGACGGGGATTCACCCCCGAGTCCATCCAAACGTTCTGCCGGAAGATCGGCGTGACCAAGTTTGAGGGGGTCTCCGACATCGCCCTTCTCGAACACTGCGTCCGCGATCACCTCAACGCCGTGGCCTCCCGCCGGCTGGCCGTCCTGGACCCGGTCAGACTGGTCATCGAAAACTATCCCGAAGACGCCGAAGAGACCTTCGAGGCCGTCAATAATCCGGAGGATAAGGGCGCGGGCACGCGCCCGATCCCGTTCGCGCGCGAGCTGTGGGTCGAACGCGGCGACTACATGGAGGACCCGCCGCGGAAATTCCGGCGCCTGTCTCCGGGCACGGAGGTGCGCCTGCGTTACGCCTGCCTGTTCACCTGCTCCGGCGCGGTGTACGATGAGGAAGGCCGCCTGAAGGAGATCCGCGGGACCTTCGATCCGGAATCGCGCGGCGGTTCCGCGCCCGACGGGCGCAAGGTGCGCGGCACCATCCACTGGGTGTCCGCGCGCCACGGGGTCGACGCGGAGGTGCGGCTGTACGACCGCCTGTTCAATGTCCCCGATCCGGCTGCGGACGACGACTTCAAGACCCACCTGAATCCCGACTCGCTGCAGACCGTGCGGGCCGTGGTCGAACCCGAAGGCGCCGGGGCGGAGCCCGGAACGCATATCCAGTTCGAGCGCCTCGGGTACTTCTGCGTCGATCGCGATTCCACACCTGAATCTCCCGTCTTCAACCGTACCGTCCCCCTGCGGGATACCTGGGGAAAGAAAGGGAAAGGATAG
- a CDS encoding IS30 family transposase gives MEQNQNSRKGKHLTRVERMVIERMSRGGIPPRDIAAALERHPRTIQRELKRGTVTHRDSEWREYRTYSSDRGQDLHDYHATARGPGLRLGRNYALAEFIRCRIVEHKESPDVVAFRMRQAGLEEVVCTKTIYNYIDKGVIFGLSNESLWEKRKRAKRRKRGARRLAKRISKGKSIDQRPEGAETREEFGHWEMDLVTGPTRGSNAALLTLVERRHRITIIRKLPDKSQASVLKVLRGLEREHGSRCFRQIFKTITVDNGSEFLDFEALEASSFSKQQRTQIFYAHPYSSWERGSNENGNRMIRRFVAKGRDIARFTKQKIRDIELWINNYPRRILDFMTPHELFTNELKTIS, from the coding sequence ATGGAACAGAATCAGAATAGCAGGAAGGGCAAGCACTTGACGAGGGTGGAGCGCATGGTGATTGAGCGGATGTCCCGTGGGGGGATCCCCCCACGGGACATCGCGGCCGCCTTGGAGCGTCACCCGCGTACGATCCAGCGTGAGCTCAAGCGCGGGACGGTGACCCACCGGGACTCGGAGTGGCGGGAATACCGGACCTACAGCAGCGATCGCGGCCAGGACCTCCATGATTACCACGCCACCGCAAGGGGGCCCGGTCTGAGGCTGGGCCGCAACTATGCGCTGGCCGAATTCATCCGTTGCCGCATTGTGGAACATAAGGAATCGCCCGATGTAGTCGCCTTTCGGATGCGTCAGGCCGGTCTGGAGGAGGTGGTGTGCACCAAGACGATCTATAACTACATCGATAAAGGCGTCATTTTCGGGCTCAGCAACGAGTCACTGTGGGAGAAGCGTAAGCGAGCCAAGCGGCGCAAACGCGGCGCTCGGCGGTTGGCGAAGCGGATTTCCAAAGGCAAAAGCATCGACCAGCGTCCCGAAGGAGCCGAGACGCGCGAGGAGTTCGGACACTGGGAGATGGACCTGGTGACCGGCCCCACGCGCGGGTCCAATGCCGCCCTATTGACCCTGGTGGAACGCAGACATCGGATCACGATCATTCGCAAGCTGCCTGATAAGAGCCAAGCCAGCGTGCTCAAAGTTCTCAGAGGGCTCGAGCGTGAACATGGCTCCCGCTGCTTCCGTCAGATCTTCAAGACCATCACGGTCGACAACGGCAGCGAGTTCCTGGACTTCGAAGCCTTAGAAGCCTCTTCCTTCTCGAAGCAACAGCGAACCCAGATCTTCTACGCCCACCCATACTCATCCTGGGAACGCGGATCGAACGAGAACGGCAACAGGATGATCAGACGGTTCGTGGCCAAGGGCCGGGATATCGCGCGCTTTACCAAGCAGAAAATCCGCGACATCGAGCTATGGATCAATAACTACCCGCGCCGGATCCTCGACTTCATGACCCCTCACGAACTCTTCACGAACGAACTCAAAACGATCTCATAA
- a CDS encoding RrF2 family transcriptional regulator — translation MRLSTRGRYAVRILLCIARHQHRGPVTKRIIYEDEGISKDYIEQIIVPLKKAGLVEGLRGVKGGFLLTRPADEITVSDVLKASERNLCLVSCLMDDCPRADDCVIRPVWREASSRLHHYLDSVTLHSLMA, via the coding sequence ATGAGGCTATCGACGAGAGGACGTTACGCGGTGCGCATCCTGCTCTGCATCGCGCGGCATCAGCACCGGGGTCCGGTCACGAAGCGGATCATCTACGAGGACGAAGGCATCTCGAAGGATTATATCGAGCAGATCATCGTCCCGCTGAAGAAGGCCGGTCTGGTCGAAGGACTGCGCGGCGTGAAAGGCGGTTTTCTGCTGACCCGGCCGGCGGATGAAATCACGGTTTCCGATGTGCTCAAGGCGTCCGAGCGCAATCTGTGTCTGGTCTCCTGTCTCATGGACGACTGTCCGCGCGCAGACGACTGTGTTATCCGTCCGGTCTGGCGCGAGGCCTCCAGCCGGCTGCATCACTATCTCGACTCCGTCACGCTGCATTCGCTGATGGCGTAG
- the cysK gene encoding cysteine synthase A codes for MNPSDNTILQTTGNTPLVRLQRVVPPEAGTLAVKLESRNPAGSVKDRIGAAMIEAAEREGRLKPGGTLIEPTSGNTGIALAFAAAAKGYRLILTMPESMSLERRKLLAFLGAELVLTPAAGGMSGAVQEAERRVAEDTEAVMLQQFRNPANPEIHRRTTAEEIWEATGGAIDVFVAGVGTGGTLTGVAGALKKKKPDLKAVAVEPAASPVISGGKPGPHGIQGIGAGFVPENLDRELIDDIVTVEEDDAVAMARRLAREEGILAGISAGANVWAACETARRDTGRERYIVTIICDSAERYLSTRLVEGEGGADA; via the coding sequence ATGAACCCATCCGACAACACGATACTGCAGACGACGGGAAACACGCCGCTGGTACGGCTCCAGCGCGTGGTGCCTCCGGAGGCGGGGACGCTCGCCGTGAAACTCGAATCGCGCAATCCGGCGGGAAGCGTCAAGGACCGCATCGGCGCGGCGATGATCGAGGCCGCGGAGCGGGAGGGGCGCCTGAAGCCCGGCGGGACGCTGATCGAACCCACGAGCGGCAACACGGGGATCGCGCTGGCGTTCGCGGCCGCGGCCAAAGGATACCGCCTGATCCTGACGATGCCGGAATCGATGAGCCTGGAGCGGCGCAAACTGCTGGCGTTCCTCGGCGCGGAGCTGGTGCTCACCCCCGCGGCGGGCGGGATGTCGGGCGCCGTGCAGGAGGCGGAGCGGCGCGTCGCGGAAGATACGGAGGCGGTGATGCTGCAGCAGTTCCGCAATCCGGCCAATCCGGAGATCCATCGCCGCACCACGGCGGAAGAGATCTGGGAGGCGACGGGAGGCGCGATCGACGTGTTCGTGGCCGGCGTGGGCACCGGCGGTACGCTCACCGGCGTGGCGGGTGCGTTGAAGAAAAAGAAGCCGGACCTGAAGGCGGTCGCCGTCGAGCCCGCGGCGTCGCCGGTGATCTCCGGCGGAAAGCCCGGTCCGCACGGAATCCAGGGCATCGGCGCGGGATTCGTCCCGGAGAACCTGGACCGGGAACTGATCGACGATATCGTGACGGTGGAGGAGGACGACGCCGTCGCCATGGCCCGCCGTCTCGCACGCGAGGAGGGCATTCTGGCCGGGATCTCCGCCGGGGCGAACGTATGGGCGGCCTGCGAGACCGCGCGGCGCGACACGGGGCGCGAACGTTATATCGTGACGATCATCTGCGACAGCGCGGAGCGTTATCTCTCGACGCGGCTGGTCGAAGGCGAAGGCGGGGCGGACGCGTGA
- a CDS encoding hydroxymethylglutaryl-CoA reductase has product MRRVGPAGMAGPEVEGEYELPLATLETPLFSSVKRGARVTRENGGLRAVVLDARMTRSVLVEADDAVEAAEAARGIAAEFDRLEDVVRGTSRYCRLLEIRPQVVGRLLYLRLAFFTGDAAGHNMSTQAAEAVLNDILERRPGLCYGSISANLCTDKKPSAVNGLLGRGISLVADMTIPHEACESVLKTSAEAVARLNERKNLLGTALAGGVRSGNAHFANMLLAFYLATGQDAANVVEGSQGFTTAEAREEGLYFSVTLPSLIVGTVGPGPSQPYAQDNLATLGCREEREPGANARRLAVFCAAAVWCGELSLLAAQTVPGELMRAHRRMERRGRGKPET; this is encoded by the coding sequence ATGCGGCGCGTGGGGCCGGCAGGCATGGCCGGGCCGGAGGTGGAAGGCGAATACGAACTTCCGCTCGCCACGCTGGAGACTCCGCTGTTTTCCTCGGTGAAACGCGGCGCGCGCGTGACCCGCGAAAACGGCGGCCTGCGGGCGGTGGTTCTGGACGCGCGGATGACCCGTTCCGTGCTGGTCGAGGCCGATGATGCCGTCGAGGCGGCGGAGGCCGCGCGCGGGATCGCGGCGGAGTTCGATCGGCTCGAGGACGTCGTTCGCGGCACGAGCCGCTACTGCCGGCTGCTGGAGATACGCCCTCAGGTCGTCGGCCGACTGCTCTACCTGCGCCTCGCCTTTTTCACCGGCGATGCCGCGGGACACAATATGAGCACCCAGGCGGCGGAGGCGGTGCTGAACGATATCCTTGAGCGTCGCCCCGGCCTGTGCTACGGGTCGATCTCCGCCAATCTCTGCACCGACAAGAAGCCGTCGGCGGTCAACGGATTACTGGGGCGCGGCATTTCGTTGGTGGCCGATATGACCATTCCGCACGAAGCGTGCGAGAGCGTGCTGAAGACCTCAGCCGAAGCCGTCGCGCGGCTCAATGAGCGCAAGAACCTGCTGGGCACGGCGCTCGCCGGCGGGGTGCGCAGCGGCAACGCGCACTTCGCCAATATGCTGCTCGCGTTCTACCTCGCCACCGGCCAGGACGCGGCGAATGTCGTCGAGGGTTCGCAGGGCTTCACGACGGCGGAGGCGCGCGAGGAAGGACTCTACTTCTCCGTGACCCTGCCAAGCCTGATCGTCGGCACGGTCGGTCCGGGTCCGTCGCAGCCCTACGCGCAGGATAATCTCGCGACGCTCGGCTGCCGGGAAGAACGCGAACCCGGCGCCAACGCGCGTCGGCTGGCCGTGTTCTGCGCCGCCGCGGTGTGGTGCGGCGAACTCTCGCTCCTCGCCGCCCAGACCGTTCCCGGCGAACTCATGCGCGCGCACCGGCGGATGGAGAGGAGGGGGCGTGGGAAACCTGAGACCTGA
- a CDS encoding HAD-IIB family hydrolase, with the protein MSTTHLLASDMDGTALPSRDDAAGHRAAKALARALHASPSTTFACVTGRSLALALEALNRYPLPRPRYIAGDVGTTVHEYREGAWSENPDYAGQMQRAMGGVRAADLAHLADDLTGLSLQEPEKQARWKCSFYVDAQCSHQKVCDEVRRVLRGKGAQVQLVYSRDLTDGTGLIDLLPSGVTKDTAVRFLRRRLGVADENLVYAGDSGNDLAAFLGGWCAVVVANTPDDVRAALDTAVRENRIRPERIYYAARPCTEGVIEGARHFGVLEAC; encoded by the coding sequence ATGAGCACCACGCATCTGCTCGCGAGCGACATGGACGGTACCGCCCTTCCCTCCCGCGATGATGCCGCCGGGCACCGCGCCGCGAAAGCACTCGCCCGTGCGCTCCATGCTTCGCCCTCCACGACCTTCGCCTGCGTGACGGGCCGCAGCCTGGCCCTGGCACTCGAGGCCCTCAACCGGTACCCCCTGCCCCGTCCCCGTTATATCGCCGGCGACGTCGGCACCACCGTCCACGAATACCGTGAAGGTGCATGGAGCGAGAACCCCGACTACGCCGGGCAGATGCAGCGCGCCATGGGCGGCGTGCGGGCCGCCGATCTCGCGCATCTCGCGGACGACCTGACCGGACTTTCACTCCAGGAACCGGAAAAACAGGCCCGGTGGAAATGCAGTTTCTACGTCGATGCGCAGTGCAGCCACCAGAAGGTCTGCGATGAGGTTCGCCGCGTGCTTCGCGGGAAAGGTGCGCAGGTGCAACTCGTCTACAGCCGCGACCTCACGGACGGCACGGGACTGATCGATCTGCTGCCCTCCGGCGTGACCAAGGATACCGCGGTGCGATTTCTCCGCCGCCGACTCGGTGTCGCCGATGAAAACCTGGTCTATGCGGGCGATTCGGGCAACGACCTCGCCGCTTTCCTCGGCGGCTGGTGTGCCGTGGTCGTCGCCAACACCCCCGACGACGTCCGGGCCGCCCTCGACACCGCCGTCCGCGAAAACCGCATCCGCCCCGAACGAATCTACTACGCCGCCCGCCCCTGCACCGAAGGCGTCATCGAAGGCGCGCGACACTTCGGGGTGTTGGAAGCGTGCTGA
- a CDS encoding PAS domain S-box protein, whose translation MSCVRIISAPAAPGFEAVSGVLSRFFSGTGSVAAMPQTTSYMEHTYFIVLATLVLLFLVLYTWRVNHRLRTFLRDRDLEVERRRAQEAAAQESERRLDTLLGNLPGMAYRCRNDRQWTMEYLSHGCLECTGYRPADLIGNRRMSYGDLILREDRPAVWESVQRAISKNLPFEMEYRIVTATGQTRRVWERGRLVRDEHGDLVALEGFIMDQTARKEAEDERRRLLELERMLSRISSSFVSRGNLDAKIRDALRRLGETCGVDRTYLFTIHEGGRRLSNTHEWCAHGIEPQRDRLQNIEASALPWWMSKLRRRENIYLPRVKDLPEAARAERELLESQHIRSLLVVPMSAEHRLTGFVGFDAVQHEIDWSGETIDLLRIVSNTFARALERDQTDLELRRLSTAIEQAAEAVMITDPEGVIEYVNPAFEAISGYAREEALGRTPDLLKSGHQPESLYRDLWETIRSGRVWSGRITNRRKDGDLYHEENTISPVRDSRGRVIYYVAVKRDITREIDLERQLQQAEKMEAVGTLAAGIAHDFNNILCAIRGYAEYALGDSGLPERLKETIQSLIKSQERATHVVGDLLAFSRRQDEALHPLRLSPLISEHIKLMRRAVPSTIGITCDLPPDPVWVRANAVLIQRILTNLVTNAQHAIEPRAGSIALRVRRLDSREEESFLPPDLAAGEYAVLTVEDDGQGMDAETIERVFDPYFTTKPPGKGNGLGLSSAHGIIHRLGGAITADSEPGRGTTFSVYIPLCGPPENDAVQNPTTDTTADEAPMPVCRLLLVDDEEIVRDSLGRLLQSRGFDVDLAASGREALELFQQDGNGYHLVILDHAMPEMTGIDLAGRLRALHPDLPVILCSGYLHIDEKQLYEEHGFNRCLRKPVSVNEVVAAIVDSLRPRT comes from the coding sequence GTGAGCTGTGTCCGCATTATATCGGCACCCGCCGCGCCGGGGTTCGAAGCAGTGTCCGGCGTCCTGTCCCGGTTTTTCAGCGGGACGGGATCCGTGGCCGCCATGCCGCAGACGACATCCTACATGGAACATACCTATTTCATTGTGCTGGCGACCCTCGTCCTGCTGTTTCTCGTGCTCTACACCTGGCGCGTCAATCACCGCCTGCGCACCTTTCTCAGGGACCGCGATCTCGAAGTGGAACGCCGCCGCGCCCAGGAGGCGGCGGCACAGGAATCGGAGCGGCGACTGGACACACTGCTCGGAAACCTTCCCGGCATGGCCTATCGCTGCCGCAACGACCGGCAGTGGACGATGGAATACCTGAGCCACGGCTGCCTGGAGTGCACCGGCTACCGTCCCGCGGACCTGATCGGCAACCGGCGCATGTCCTACGGCGACCTCATTCTTCGCGAAGACCGTCCCGCGGTCTGGGAGAGCGTACAGAGGGCGATCTCGAAGAATCTGCCGTTTGAAATGGAGTACCGCATTGTTACGGCCACCGGGCAGACCCGCCGGGTATGGGAGCGAGGACGGCTGGTGCGTGATGAGCACGGCGACCTCGTGGCGCTCGAGGGATTCATCATGGACCAGACGGCCAGAAAGGAAGCGGAAGACGAGCGCCGCCGCCTGCTCGAACTCGAGCGTATGCTCTCGCGCATCTCCTCGAGCTTCGTCTCGCGGGGCAATCTGGACGCCAAGATCCGTGACGCGCTGCGGCGGCTGGGCGAGACGTGCGGCGTCGACCGCACCTACCTGTTCACCATCCATGAGGGCGGCCGGCGTTTGAGCAATACGCACGAGTGGTGCGCCCACGGCATCGAACCTCAGCGGGACCGGCTCCAGAATATCGAGGCCTCCGCGCTGCCCTGGTGGATGTCCAAACTGCGCCGGCGCGAAAACATCTACCTCCCCCGCGTGAAGGATCTGCCCGAAGCCGCCCGGGCGGAGCGCGAACTTCTGGAGTCCCAGCATATCCGTTCGCTGCTGGTCGTACCCATGAGCGCCGAACACCGGCTCACCGGATTCGTGGGCTTTGACGCCGTGCAGCACGAGATCGACTGGTCGGGAGAAACCATCGACCTGCTGCGCATCGTGTCCAATACCTTCGCCCGCGCCCTGGAACGCGATCAAACCGACCTCGAACTGAGGCGTCTTTCGACGGCGATCGAACAGGCGGCCGAGGCGGTCATGATCACCGACCCGGAGGGCGTCATCGAATACGTCAACCCCGCCTTCGAGGCGATCAGCGGATACGCGCGCGAGGAGGCGCTGGGCCGTACACCCGATCTCCTGAAAAGCGGGCACCAGCCGGAATCGCTCTACCGCGATTTGTGGGAAACCATCCGCAGCGGGCGCGTCTGGAGCGGGCGCATCACCAATCGCCGTAAGGACGGAGATTTGTATCACGAGGAGAATACGATCTCTCCGGTACGCGACAGCCGCGGACGCGTGATCTATTACGTAGCGGTCAAGCGGGACATCACCCGCGAAATCGATCTGGAGCGCCAGCTGCAGCAGGCGGAGAAGATGGAGGCCGTCGGCACACTCGCGGCGGGCATCGCGCACGACTTCAACAATATCCTCTGCGCCATCCGGGGATACGCCGAATATGCGCTCGGTGACTCAGGGCTTCCGGAGCGGTTGAAAGAGACGATCCAGTCGCTGATCAAAAGCCAGGAGCGCGCAACCCATGTGGTCGGCGATCTGCTGGCCTTCAGCCGGCGCCAGGACGAGGCGCTTCACCCCCTGCGCCTGTCGCCTCTGATCTCGGAACACATCAAGCTGATGCGCCGGGCGGTACCCTCCACCATCGGGATTACCTGCGACCTGCCGCCCGATCCGGTATGGGTCCGTGCGAATGCCGTGCTGATTCAGCGCATCCTTACCAACCTGGTGACCAACGCCCAGCACGCCATCGAACCGCGCGCCGGATCGATCGCCCTGCGTGTCCGCCGCCTGGACTCCCGCGAAGAGGAATCATTCCTCCCGCCCGATCTGGCGGCCGGGGAGTACGCGGTGCTCACGGTGGAGGATGACGGGCAGGGTATGGATGCGGAGACCATCGAGCGCGTATTCGATCCGTATTTCACAACCAAACCGCCCGGTAAGGGAAACGGACTGGGGCTCTCCTCCGCCCACGGCATCATCCACCGTCTCGGAGGGGCCATCACGGCGGACAGCGAACCGGGCCGCGGCACGACATTTTCCGTCTATATCCCGTTGTGCGGGCCGCCGGAAAACGACGCTGTACAGAACCCCACAACCGATACGACGGCGGATGAAGCCCCGATGCCCGTCTGTCGGCTGCTGCTGGTCGACGACGAGGAGATCGTGCGCGATTCGCTCGGCCGTCTCCTGCAGAGCCGCGGATTCGATGTGGACCTCGCCGCCTCGGGCAGGGAGGCACTGGAGCTTTTTCAACAGGACGGAAACGGCTACCACCTGGTGATTCTGGATCACGCCATGCCGGAAATGACCGGGATCGACCTGGCCGGCCGGCTTCGGGCGCTCCATCCGGACCTGCCGGTTATCCTCTGTTCCGGTTATCTCCATATCGATGAGAAACAGCTGTACGAAGAGCACGGATTCAACCGCTGTCTGCGCAAACCCGTGTCCGTCAACGAGGTGGTCGCGGCGATCGTCGACAGCCTCCGTCCGCGCACTTGA